Proteins found in one Oncorhynchus keta strain PuntledgeMale-10-30-2019 chromosome 2, Oket_V2, whole genome shotgun sequence genomic segment:
- the LOC118359892 gene encoding cap-specific mRNA (nucleoside-2'-O-)-methyltransferase 2-like isoform X1, translated as MTGGKLELQTKINDRRLVERMSWGQGARRKAGRQQPTDMEAFDLEVVAEVRELFNKVRTYVKPANGEWCIPDPREALRHPAQDHVLLQTLKTSLNEVKNQLSDKDLDVWHQHTNSTNRAGKVIGTVRAASNAEICTQAWCKFYEILGTFNLLPEEALQSGELNTVHLCEAPGAFIAALNHYLKTSKHTRYCDWSWAANTLNPYHEANGGGTTITDDRLIVNTLPWWFFGSDNTGDIMSQKHLLELQTFVGNLRRIDVVTADGSFDCQGNPDEQEALVSSLHYCEAAAALLLLGPGGSFVLKMFTLYEHSSVCLLYLLNCCFRSVSVFKPATSKAGNSEVYVVCLHYDGKKAVRPLLSKLIRHFGPDLAAREALFPSQLLPQSFLAQHEQACSYFHDLQTGTIWENLRMFEGLNEKQRQRLENIRDCTAQEYLQRFQVSSLPRARWLSRNTVAPACCSVTGRRPLGQKNQMGSFNQRRELQALGWKERVVKGRYAACVEGHGPDGTGAGCVLAGPLAECHMDTWFVIVGAALTVVRNSPFCDGGLLKHLNEALEQAALGSGMDRSAAWTLVPPCSSCPMVGTTSILSEVAAQCDITPCNGKGNRKCLVFGRASCWGDCEEQAVGLVLEFCSEPSLPPTARTTLHDGEPQYQRDLLDCVLLSLRRMGPGDALLLPILSAFTRVTAATVLCLHLSFRSVTFRCPSPPGAAGAVLVCVGFCPEAAARLLPHLGDLQERMGCLASGEEDADILPPVGQRQVLQFVPMEELLKGELIEFLWTMNSAIARQLLHLLMQA; from the exons GGCGTCTGGTGGAGAGGATGAGTTGGGGCCAGGGAGCGAGGAGGAAAGCTGGCAGGCAGCAGCCCACTGATATGGAAGCCTTTGACCTGGAAGTAGTTGCAGAGGTCAGAGAACTATTCAATAAAGTCAGGACATACGTCAAACCGGCCAATGGGGAGTGGTGTATCCCTGACCCCAGAGAAGCACTGAGACACCCGGCCCAGGACCACGTCCTCCTGCAGACCCTGAAGACGTCACTAAATGAGGTGAAGAACCAACTTAGCGATAAGGATCTGGATGTCTGGCACCAGCATACCAATTCCACCAACCGTGCTGGGAAGGTTATTGGTACTGTGCGAGCCGCCTCCAATGCTGAAATCTGCACTCAGGCCTGGTGCAAGTTCTATGAGATCCTGGGCACCTTCAACCTTCTGCCAGAGGAGGCGTTGCAGAGCGGGGAGCTGAACACTGTTCACCTGTGTGAGGCTCCAGGGGCCTTCATCGCCGCTCTGAACCACTATCTCAAAACCAGCAAGCACACGCGCTACTGTGACTGGAGTTGGGCAGCCAACACACTCAACCCCTATCACGAGGCCAATGGAGGGGGCACCACCATCACAGACGACCGCCTCATCGTCAACACTCTGCCCTGGTGGTTCTTTGGCTCGGACAACACAGGAGACATCATGAGCCAGAAGCACCTGTTGGAGCTGCAGACCTTTGTGGGTAACTTGCGCAGGATTGACGTGGTGACGGCGGATGGGAGCTTTGACTGTCAGGGGAACCCTGATGAGCAGGAGGCCCTGGTGTCATCGCTGCACTACTGCGAGGCTGCGGCAGCACTCCTCCTTCTGGGCCCAGGCGGCTCTTTTGTACTGAAGATGTTCACTCTGTACGAGCACTCCTCCGTCTGCCTGCTCTACCTGTTAAACTGCTGCTTCCGCTCCGTCAGCGTCTTCAAACCGGCAACCAGCAAAGCAGGGAACTCTGAGGTGTATGTCGTCTGTCTTCACTACGATGGTAAGAAGGCTGTGAGGCCCCTGCTGTCCAAGCTGATCCGTCACTTCGGGCCGGACCTGGCTGCCCGTGAGGCCCTATTCCCCAGCCAGCTCCTCCCACAGTCGTTCCTGGCGCAACATGAGCAGGCGTGCTCCTACTTCCATGACCTACAGACAGGGACGATTTGGGAAAACCTGAGAATGTTTGAGGGCCTGAATGAGAAGCAGAGGCAACGACTGGAAAACATCAGGGACTGCACTGCTCAGGAGTATCTGCAGCGCTTCCAG GTGAGTTCTCTGCCACGGGCCCGCTGGTTGTCTCGTAACACAGTGGCCCCAGCGTGTTGCAGCGTAACGGGTCGGAGGCCCCTGGGCCAGAAGAATCAGATGGGCTCCTTTAACCAGCGGAGGGAGCTGCAGGCCCTGGGCTGGAAGGAGCGTGTTGTGAAGGGCCGCTACGCTGCCTGTGTGGAAGGCCACGGCCCCGACGGCACTGGGGCAGGCTGTGTGCTGGCAGGGCCGCTGGCAGAATGCCATATGGACACCTGGTTTGTGATAGTGGGGGCAGCCCTCACTGTAGTCAGGAACTCACCATTCTGTGATGGGGGTCTGTTGAAACACCTCAATGAAGCCTTGGAGCAGGCTGCCCTAGGCTCAGGCATGGACAGGTCAGCTGCCTGGACTCTGGTCCCTCCCTGTAGCTCCTGCCCAATGGTTGGTACCACCTCCATCCTCTCAGAGGTGGCAGCCCAATGTGACATCACTCCCTGCAATGGCAAGGGAAACAGAAAGTGCCTTGTCTTTGGCAGAGCATCGTGTTGGGGGGATTGTGAGGAGCAGGCTGTGGGGTTGGTGCTGGAGTTCTGTTCGGAGCCCTCGTTACCACCTACGGCCCGCACCACTCTGCATGACGGGGAGCCACAGTATCAGAGAGACCTGCTGGACTGTGTCTTGCTCTCCCTGCGCCGCATGGGACCCGGCGACGCCCTCCTCTTGCCCATTCTCTCCGCCTTTACCCGCGTAACAGCGGCAACCGTCCTTTGCCTCCACCTGTCCTTCCGCTCTGTCACCTTCAGGTGTCCTTCTCCTCCAGGTGCTGCAGGGGCGGTGCTGGTATGTGTGGGGTTCTGTCCAGAGGCTGCTGCTCGACTCCTTCCCCACCTCGGTGACCTGCAGGAGCGTATGGGCTGCCTGGCCAGTGGGGAGGAGGATGCTGACATTCTGCCTCCTGTTGGCCAGAGACAGGTACTGCAGTTTGTTCCCATGGAGGAGCTGCTCAAAGGAGAGCTGATAGAGTTCCTGTGGACCATGAACTCAGCCATCGCCCGTCAACTGCTGCACCTGCTCATGCAGGCTTAG
- the LOC118359892 gene encoding cap-specific mRNA (nucleoside-2'-O-)-methyltransferase 2-like isoform X2, with amino-acid sequence MSWGQGARRKAGRQQPTDMEAFDLEVVAEVRELFNKVRTYVKPANGEWCIPDPREALRHPAQDHVLLQTLKTSLNEVKNQLSDKDLDVWHQHTNSTNRAGKVIGTVRAASNAEICTQAWCKFYEILGTFNLLPEEALQSGELNTVHLCEAPGAFIAALNHYLKTSKHTRYCDWSWAANTLNPYHEANGGGTTITDDRLIVNTLPWWFFGSDNTGDIMSQKHLLELQTFVGNLRRIDVVTADGSFDCQGNPDEQEALVSSLHYCEAAAALLLLGPGGSFVLKMFTLYEHSSVCLLYLLNCCFRSVSVFKPATSKAGNSEVYVVCLHYDGKKAVRPLLSKLIRHFGPDLAAREALFPSQLLPQSFLAQHEQACSYFHDLQTGTIWENLRMFEGLNEKQRQRLENIRDCTAQEYLQRFQVSSLPRARWLSRNTVAPACCSVTGRRPLGQKNQMGSFNQRRELQALGWKERVVKGRYAACVEGHGPDGTGAGCVLAGPLAECHMDTWFVIVGAALTVVRNSPFCDGGLLKHLNEALEQAALGSGMDRSAAWTLVPPCSSCPMVGTTSILSEVAAQCDITPCNGKGNRKCLVFGRASCWGDCEEQAVGLVLEFCSEPSLPPTARTTLHDGEPQYQRDLLDCVLLSLRRMGPGDALLLPILSAFTRVTAATVLCLHLSFRSVTFRCPSPPGAAGAVLVCVGFCPEAAARLLPHLGDLQERMGCLASGEEDADILPPVGQRQVLQFVPMEELLKGELIEFLWTMNSAIARQLLHLLMQA; translated from the exons ATGAGTTGGGGCCAGGGAGCGAGGAGGAAAGCTGGCAGGCAGCAGCCCACTGATATGGAAGCCTTTGACCTGGAAGTAGTTGCAGAGGTCAGAGAACTATTCAATAAAGTCAGGACATACGTCAAACCGGCCAATGGGGAGTGGTGTATCCCTGACCCCAGAGAAGCACTGAGACACCCGGCCCAGGACCACGTCCTCCTGCAGACCCTGAAGACGTCACTAAATGAGGTGAAGAACCAACTTAGCGATAAGGATCTGGATGTCTGGCACCAGCATACCAATTCCACCAACCGTGCTGGGAAGGTTATTGGTACTGTGCGAGCCGCCTCCAATGCTGAAATCTGCACTCAGGCCTGGTGCAAGTTCTATGAGATCCTGGGCACCTTCAACCTTCTGCCAGAGGAGGCGTTGCAGAGCGGGGAGCTGAACACTGTTCACCTGTGTGAGGCTCCAGGGGCCTTCATCGCCGCTCTGAACCACTATCTCAAAACCAGCAAGCACACGCGCTACTGTGACTGGAGTTGGGCAGCCAACACACTCAACCCCTATCACGAGGCCAATGGAGGGGGCACCACCATCACAGACGACCGCCTCATCGTCAACACTCTGCCCTGGTGGTTCTTTGGCTCGGACAACACAGGAGACATCATGAGCCAGAAGCACCTGTTGGAGCTGCAGACCTTTGTGGGTAACTTGCGCAGGATTGACGTGGTGACGGCGGATGGGAGCTTTGACTGTCAGGGGAACCCTGATGAGCAGGAGGCCCTGGTGTCATCGCTGCACTACTGCGAGGCTGCGGCAGCACTCCTCCTTCTGGGCCCAGGCGGCTCTTTTGTACTGAAGATGTTCACTCTGTACGAGCACTCCTCCGTCTGCCTGCTCTACCTGTTAAACTGCTGCTTCCGCTCCGTCAGCGTCTTCAAACCGGCAACCAGCAAAGCAGGGAACTCTGAGGTGTATGTCGTCTGTCTTCACTACGATGGTAAGAAGGCTGTGAGGCCCCTGCTGTCCAAGCTGATCCGTCACTTCGGGCCGGACCTGGCTGCCCGTGAGGCCCTATTCCCCAGCCAGCTCCTCCCACAGTCGTTCCTGGCGCAACATGAGCAGGCGTGCTCCTACTTCCATGACCTACAGACAGGGACGATTTGGGAAAACCTGAGAATGTTTGAGGGCCTGAATGAGAAGCAGAGGCAACGACTGGAAAACATCAGGGACTGCACTGCTCAGGAGTATCTGCAGCGCTTCCAG GTGAGTTCTCTGCCACGGGCCCGCTGGTTGTCTCGTAACACAGTGGCCCCAGCGTGTTGCAGCGTAACGGGTCGGAGGCCCCTGGGCCAGAAGAATCAGATGGGCTCCTTTAACCAGCGGAGGGAGCTGCAGGCCCTGGGCTGGAAGGAGCGTGTTGTGAAGGGCCGCTACGCTGCCTGTGTGGAAGGCCACGGCCCCGACGGCACTGGGGCAGGCTGTGTGCTGGCAGGGCCGCTGGCAGAATGCCATATGGACACCTGGTTTGTGATAGTGGGGGCAGCCCTCACTGTAGTCAGGAACTCACCATTCTGTGATGGGGGTCTGTTGAAACACCTCAATGAAGCCTTGGAGCAGGCTGCCCTAGGCTCAGGCATGGACAGGTCAGCTGCCTGGACTCTGGTCCCTCCCTGTAGCTCCTGCCCAATGGTTGGTACCACCTCCATCCTCTCAGAGGTGGCAGCCCAATGTGACATCACTCCCTGCAATGGCAAGGGAAACAGAAAGTGCCTTGTCTTTGGCAGAGCATCGTGTTGGGGGGATTGTGAGGAGCAGGCTGTGGGGTTGGTGCTGGAGTTCTGTTCGGAGCCCTCGTTACCACCTACGGCCCGCACCACTCTGCATGACGGGGAGCCACAGTATCAGAGAGACCTGCTGGACTGTGTCTTGCTCTCCCTGCGCCGCATGGGACCCGGCGACGCCCTCCTCTTGCCCATTCTCTCCGCCTTTACCCGCGTAACAGCGGCAACCGTCCTTTGCCTCCACCTGTCCTTCCGCTCTGTCACCTTCAGGTGTCCTTCTCCTCCAGGTGCTGCAGGGGCGGTGCTGGTATGTGTGGGGTTCTGTCCAGAGGCTGCTGCTCGACTCCTTCCCCACCTCGGTGACCTGCAGGAGCGTATGGGCTGCCTGGCCAGTGGGGAGGAGGATGCTGACATTCTGCCTCCTGTTGGCCAGAGACAGGTACTGCAGTTTGTTCCCATGGAGGAGCTGCTCAAAGGAGAGCTGATAGAGTTCCTGTGGACCATGAACTCAGCCATCGCCCGTCAACTGCTGCACCTGCTCATGCAGGCTTAG